The Chryseobacterium glaciei DNA window ACCTAAAAACACAAAAAACGCCTCGATTGTTGAAGCGTTTTTGTGGTATTTTGATTAAATTTTTACGAGTTTACAGTAAATAATTTCCAAAGCAAGCACATTTCGCTTCATTCGATAACATCCATTCATATCCAAACGATCCCTTTATTGACGGGCGATCGCATAGATTTAAACTGATATGTGCTCTTTGTTTTGTCATAATTTTGTTGTCGCAAAGATAAATCTTTTTATTAATTTGTTAGTTATTTTGTTATTGTGAGAAGCAAAGCGCAGAAGTAATCTCAGGTTATTTTGATTTAGATTGCTTCACCTTCGGTTCGCAATGACGGGAATTTTTTATTTGATGATCATCAATTTCTAAACATTTTATTCCTCCCAGTTTTAAACCTGGAAATATCTTTCAATATAATCTCATCTTTTGGATTGAAATGTTTCAGTTCATTGACAATTTCAGAATGGGTATTCACTTTTTCTGCTATAATTTCGTAAGCTATATTTCTTGTTGTTGATTGCAGTTTTTCATCTTTTTTAAATTCATACTTCAAGGCTTCCAGATAGATATTCTTTTTATCAGATGGAGTTTTCTTATATAAATTTTGAATTTCGTTTTCTAATTTTTTCACATCAAAAATATTGGCGAAATAATTATTAAGACAATTAAAAGCATCTTTATTTTCCTCCCAACCCTTTAATAAAATTTGTTGAGCAGCTTCCGGTGTTTCCATTTTTTTGCGATAAATTAAAGACGCTTTTACCATTTGATTGTTGTTTACATAATCATCAACTACCATTTGATAATAGGCATGGGCATTTTTGATATCATGAATTTCAATGTATAAATCCCCAACTTTTTCTTTTTGTTCCAGTTCTTTATAAAGATCAATCGCTTTTCTATATTGTTTTGCTTTTTCATAACAGCTTGCAGCTTCCGATTTGTTTTTCAATTTTTTAAGATAAATTACTGCTGCTTCATTATAAAAACCGCCGTCCTCTAATGTCTTTGCTCCACGATAGTTATCTTGAAGCAAATTCATATAAACCTTTGCCGCTTTTAGGTAGTCTTTTTCATCGACATATTTTTGAGCAAGTTCTTCATATTTACTTCTGATCCTATCAAAAAGTGAATTTTCTAAATAGAAAGTTCCACCTCCTCCTGAAGCCTTTCTTCCAGAATTTTTCGCATCCTTCTCTTTATCTTTTAAACCAATAATCACAAAAAATACAATAAAAGCAATAATCAGAAACAAAAATAAAGTCCCGACAACGCTCCAAAAGCTTTGATGGAAAAGTTGAGCGAATATTCCAATGATCTTGAGGACAGCCAAAATTAAAAGGCATCTCAAAAATTTATCTATAAACTTCTGCCTATTCATTTTCGTCTGATTTTAAAATTGATTTATCTTCTGCAAACAAACGGTAAAGCAGAAGAATGACACTGATAATAAGAATCCAGACAAACCAATTGTACCCAAAAGATTCTATCAGAGGATAAAAAATATACATCAACATGGCAAGAAGAACAATCATCAAAAAAACTTTAATGCCTGTGGGTAGATTTCCACCACCTATGTTCATTGATTTTTTCTTTAGAACAAATGAATAAAGCCCTACAGCGCCTGTCATAAAAATAATCAGCCAAATAATTTCTACAAAAGAAACATCTTTTTTGGCATCATTTTCTTTGGAGGAAACGTCCGTGGTTGTTTCTAATGCATGACGCATTGGAGGGAAATCAAGAGTCCCGTAAAGACGGCCTAAAGAATCTGCCATCAATACTTTTTTCTTATGCCAAATACTTCGTACAATTCCTTCATTGGCAGGTTTTCCTGAACCAACTTTTTTTAATGAATCTGAAATTTTTCGTTTAATATTTTCAGACCTGCTTTCAATATGTTTTGTAATCTTTTTACTGTAAATTGTTTTAAGAGAATCTCTTGCTGTATTTTGTTTCGTATTAAATTTCTTTATATCTTTTTCAATATCGGGTAACCATTTTTTTGCTGAAGGTTTTGAAATAGCCTCCTTATAACTATTCATTAATCTCACCCTTTCTCTTCCATACATAGAATCAACTTTCATATCAATTTCCGTGACTCCGGATTCAAAGGCAACGGTATTTTCAGGAAGTTTATTCATTACTTTCCCGGCACTTTGTCCATCAACTACATATTTTTCTTTATTAGAGTTAAAAGTAGATCTTGCAATTGCGGTTACGATCAAAAACACCCAAATTATCCACTGATAATTTTTTCCAGATCTGGTTGAAGATTCATCATTTTTTCCGAATAATCTTCCAAACCAATTATCACCGAATTTAAATTTCCCAAATCCATTTCCTCTAGAAGTTCCCATAATATCTAAAGGAACTCCAAGTTCAACAGCTCTCTCAGGATATTTTTCAATGTATAATAAATACTTTTCAATTTCCTTTTTATTCCCTGCCATTACTTTCTTCATATCAAAAGGCAGATTTTTCATCCACTCCTCTTCTGTCTGAGGCTTTTGAAGAGCTTCCAGAATTTTTTCATCATCCATTTCTACGGTATAGCTCTCAATTTTCTGAGGAATTTTTACACCATTTGATGGTTTTCGGACAGCAATATTTGGTTTTTCAGTATCTTGAATTAATGAGATCCAATCGATTTGTTCTGATAACTTGACCAAACCAAATTCCGGATGCATGATAAGATATTCAGCATCTATATTTTGCCAGTCTTCAGGATTTATTTTAGGATAGAAAATCGTGTTTTCAGGAATGAATAATTTATTATCAAAACATTGGAAATAAGAATTTTTTCCAATTTCGGTTGGTATATTTTGATCAAAAATTAAAAAACAGCCATACAAAATATTCGGTTCGTTGGAAGGAATCGGAAATGATTGAATTTGGTTTAAATCAATTCCTAAAATTTCCATCTCGTGAAGCCATATAAATGGGGAAGAACCTTTTATTAAAAGTCCTTTTTTCGGATAACTATTTTTCGGAAAAGGTTTAATTCTAAGCTCCATATTCCAAAATTTGATTAATAAATTTCTCCAGATAATCAGAATACATATCCTCCATTTTTTTCACT harbors:
- a CDS encoding tetratricopeptide repeat protein, giving the protein MNRQKFIDKFLRCLLILAVLKIIGIFAQLFHQSFWSVVGTLFLFLIIAFIVFFVIIGLKDKEKDAKNSGRKASGGGGTFYLENSLFDRIRSKYEELAQKYVDEKDYLKAAKVYMNLLQDNYRGAKTLEDGGFYNEAAVIYLKKLKNKSEAASCYEKAKQYRKAIDLYKELEQKEKVGDLYIEIHDIKNAHAYYQMVVDDYVNNNQMVKASLIYRKKMETPEAAQQILLKGWEENKDAFNCLNNYFANIFDVKKLENEIQNLYKKTPSDKKNIYLEALKYEFKKDEKLQSTTRNIAYEIIAEKVNTHSEIVNELKHFNPKDEIILKDISRFKTGRNKMFRN